One sulfur-oxidizing endosymbiont of Gigantopelta aegis DNA segment encodes these proteins:
- a CDS encoding PP0621 family protein — MSRILLILGILFLAWMGYRFLNKTWSTRVKEVEKKARQDSQQQPKAVQQVKSCAYCKVHIPEAEGIYKDKQFFCSYQHLDSYLDHKK; from the coding sequence GTGAGTCGCATTTTATTGATTTTAGGTATTCTTTTCCTTGCCTGGATGGGCTATCGTTTTCTCAATAAAACGTGGTCAACTCGAGTCAAAGAAGTAGAAAAAAAAGCACGTCAGGATTCACAGCAACAGCCCAAAGCCGTGCAACAAGTCAAATCTTGCGCCTATTGCAAGGTTCACATCCCTGAGGCAGAGGGTATTTATAAAGATAAGCAATTTTTCTGTAGTTATCAGCACTTAGACAGCTATCTTGACCATAAAAAATAG